The Treponema primitia ZAS-1 genome has a segment encoding these proteins:
- a CDS encoding xylulokinase, with the protein MSSLRTILCADIGTSSLKAALIDTDGHSHGFSREAYVAAGSTGPVTADHWERALARALGVLLAQADVCKPDAICVSGNGPTLVPLTKNGETLASLHWYQGPLGTTAPQKEGAPAIRSFFLPHALRFLREHPGDYEKTRYLFSAQEWLSWRLGADAVTALPASYGPYYWDAAQCGILGLDMGKFPPFVDLGTVIGRLAPEAVRRLSGLAGGFPEERLPMGIPIIAGGSDFIMALIGTGTVEPGMVCDRAGTSEGINFCAGNVVTNSAELRVLPHVNPGYRNISVIIPSSGRLFERYRTLSGQEQRPYEDTLAELIPEGRILDPAELGQAVLMAMGFEVRAAMDTLGRHGFPVSEMRLSGGQSKSRRWNQLKADLTGSALLVPEQRDGELAGDAVLGAIALGEAADLREGIGRIVHIQERYIPNTHTAAIYGQRFQNRRELRDRVGEALHEVL; encoded by the coding sequence ATGAGTTCTCTCCGGACCATACTCTGCGCCGACATCGGTACATCATCCCTAAAAGCCGCTCTTATCGATACGGATGGTCATTCCCATGGTTTTTCCCGGGAGGCCTATGTTGCCGCCGGAAGTACCGGACCGGTAACGGCGGACCACTGGGAGCGGGCTTTGGCGCGGGCCCTGGGGGTACTCCTTGCCCAGGCCGATGTATGCAAACCTGATGCAATCTGCGTATCCGGAAACGGTCCCACCCTGGTTCCCCTGACTAAGAACGGTGAAACCCTGGCCTCCCTGCACTGGTACCAGGGGCCCCTGGGTACTACTGCCCCGCAGAAGGAGGGGGCCCCCGCGATACGGTCCTTCTTTCTGCCCCATGCGCTGCGCTTTCTCCGGGAACATCCGGGGGATTATGAAAAAACCCGGTATCTTTTTTCCGCCCAGGAATGGCTTTCCTGGCGCTTAGGGGCGGATGCGGTGACGGCGCTCCCCGCATCCTACGGGCCCTATTACTGGGACGCCGCCCAATGCGGCATACTGGGTTTGGATATGGGGAAGTTCCCTCCCTTTGTGGACCTGGGGACCGTTATAGGCCGTCTTGCTCCGGAGGCGGTCCGCCGTTTAAGCGGTTTGGCCGGGGGCTTCCCGGAGGAACGGCTGCCCATGGGGATACCCATCATCGCCGGGGGTTCCGACTTTATCATGGCCCTCATCGGGACCGGGACGGTTGAGCCGGGCATGGTTTGTGACCGGGCGGGTACCTCCGAGGGGATAAACTTTTGCGCAGGGAACGTCGTTACAAATAGTGCGGAGCTTCGGGTTTTGCCCCACGTGAATCCTGGTTACCGGAATATCAGTGTTATCATCCCATCATCGGGGCGGCTCTTTGAGCGGTACCGGACCCTGAGCGGTCAGGAACAGCGTCCCTACGAGGATACCCTGGCGGAACTTATTCCCGAAGGCAGGATCCTGGATCCGGCGGAACTGGGACAGGCGGTACTGATGGCCATGGGTTTTGAGGTGAGGGCCGCCATGGACACCCTGGGCCGGCATGGGTTTCCGGTATCGGAGATGCGCCTTTCCGGAGGGCAGAGTAAAAGCCGCCGCTGGAATCAGCTCAAGGCGGATCTGACCGGTTCTGCCCTGTTGGTTCCGGAACAACGGGATGGCGAGTTGGCCGGGGACGCGGTTCTGGGGGCCATAGCCCTGGGGGAAGCGGCGGATTTGCGGGAAGGTATAGGGCGGATTGTGCATATACAGGAACGATACATCCCGAACACCCATACTGCGGCGATTTACGGACAGCGCTTTCAGAACCGCCGGGAACTGCGGGATAGGGTAGGGGAGGCGCTTCATGAAGTATTATAA
- a CDS encoding HAD family hydrolase — protein sequence MKYYKLPAKISALIFDMDGTLYTHDAYLRFQIDSPIERLANIRGLSFEKMKEEIAGFRRHWAETHGGKQVSLGNLFKEAFGISIEESIRWREELYEPAQYLKPDLKLRETLASLSASSLTLGVLTNNPVLVARKTLACLGVEDLFPVIVGLDTCGVSKPHEKPLRRAAELLGAPVEACVSIGDRYDIDLALPLELGMGGILVDGVEDVYKVPSILPGGTA from the coding sequence ATGAAGTATTATAAACTTCCCGCCAAAATATCGGCCCTCATCTTTGACATGGACGGAACCCTCTACACCCACGATGCGTACCTTCGCTTTCAGATCGACAGCCCCATTGAACGGCTTGCCAATATCCGGGGGCTCAGTTTTGAAAAAATGAAGGAAGAAATTGCCGGATTCCGCCGTCATTGGGCGGAAACACACGGGGGAAAACAGGTAAGCCTGGGTAATCTTTTTAAGGAAGCCTTTGGTATTTCCATTGAAGAGAGCATACGCTGGCGGGAGGAACTCTACGAACCTGCCCAATACCTTAAGCCGGACCTCAAACTCCGGGAAACCCTGGCCTCACTTTCAGCATCATCCCTTACCCTGGGGGTGCTCACCAATAACCCCGTTCTGGTGGCCCGGAAGACCCTGGCCTGTCTGGGTGTGGAGGACCTTTTCCCGGTAATAGTCGGCCTGGATACCTGCGGCGTCTCCAAGCCCCACGAAAAGCCCCTGCGCAGGGCCGCGGAACTGCTTGGCGCCCCTGTTGAAGCCTGTGTTTCCATCGGCGACCGCTACGACATCGACCTTGCGCTGCCCCTGGAACTTGGTATGGGGGGCATCCTGGTAGATGGGGTGGAGGATGTGTACAAAGTTCCTTCCATTTTGCCCGGAGGAACGGCCTAA
- a CDS encoding diacylglycerol/lipid kinase family protein yields the protein MNLDDFAAAMANICSHSLVAPGRPLVWTIIANPKAGGFTIGSRWKRHYAALKSYMEKAAANPLRENAGPSQAALDADPGRGSLGRLGLVPTTGPGTAGKIVKALLDDAVSAHGGKQSPFNLILTAGGDGTSLEALTALYSAPAALRANFGVLRLPMGTGNDGADGRELENVLGRLIYPSKIEYARAVRLTTATPRKGPFLAFNILSVGLDAFVTHMTNKMKGKLPGDSYKLWVDIASLLYDRIYRVGPMDVSIYDEAGRQVESFDERVLLLAVGATGHRSYGSNKRILPDDRNVCVVEQMSLFRKVALKGLFTTGEHIHKPESKLFNAHRVEFRGENPILAQMDGETVLLKPEDFPAAIELTELAIPVLT from the coding sequence ATGAACCTTGACGATTTCGCGGCAGCCATGGCGAATATCTGTTCCCATAGCCTTGTTGCCCCCGGACGGCCTCTGGTGTGGACCATCATTGCCAACCCTAAGGCGGGGGGCTTTACCATCGGTTCCCGGTGGAAGCGGCATTACGCGGCCTTGAAAAGTTATATGGAGAAGGCGGCAGCCAATCCTTTGCGGGAAAATGCGGGGCCGTCCCAAGCTGCTCTGGATGCCGACCCGGGCAGGGGCAGCCTCGGCAGGCTGGGGCTGGTCCCTACCACGGGGCCGGGAACTGCGGGCAAAATCGTCAAGGCCCTTCTGGATGATGCGGTTTCGGCCCATGGCGGAAAGCAGTCCCCCTTCAATCTTATCCTTACCGCCGGGGGGGACGGGACCAGTCTGGAAGCTCTGACGGCGCTTTATTCGGCGCCGGCGGCCCTGCGTGCAAACTTTGGCGTGCTCAGGCTTCCCATGGGGACCGGTAACGACGGCGCCGATGGCCGGGAACTGGAAAACGTGCTGGGCCGGCTTATATATCCTTCGAAGATCGAATACGCCCGGGCGGTACGGCTTACCACGGCTACGCCGCGGAAGGGTCCCTTCCTGGCCTTCAATATCCTTTCGGTGGGCCTGGATGCCTTTGTTACCCATATGACCAATAAGATGAAGGGTAAGCTGCCCGGGGACTCCTACAAGCTTTGGGTGGATATCGCCTCCCTGCTCTACGACCGGATCTACCGGGTGGGTCCCATGGATGTTTCGATATACGATGAGGCGGGCCGTCAGGTGGAGAGCTTTGACGAGCGGGTTCTTCTTTTAGCGGTGGGCGCCACCGGCCACCGTAGCTACGGTTCCAACAAGCGGATACTCCCGGATGATCGTAACGTTTGTGTGGTTGAGCAGATGTCCCTGTTCCGCAAGGTGGCGTTGAAGGGACTTTTTACCACCGGGGAGCATATCCACAAGCCGGAATCAAAGCTGTTCAACGCCCACCGGGTGGAGTTCCGGGGCGAAAACCCCATCCTGGCCCAGATGGACGGAGAAACGGTGCTGCTCAAACCGGAGGACTTCCCCGCCGCCATAGAGCTGACCGAACTTGCCATACCGGTACTTACGTAA
- a CDS encoding DUF4954 family protein — protein MTEISAQAPERYGYDFIPPAYIPAGKDEYWLRNEQIRGPKRTWRKLKVQEIEILVKNDNFCSDWDNFLVSDPFDPALIRNSNFYGLIRLGALQEMLLRHHDYNIPVGIRNSTVISCDIGDNTTIQDCPFISHYIIGDRVILSRIDEMQTTNHAKFGNGVIKDGEDEDIRVWIDVMNEAGGRSILAFTDMICADAYLWACYRDDTELTEKLRDITQKNYDSRRGLYGIVGSGSVIKSCGVIKDVAVGEAAYIKGANKLKNLSILSSEDEPSQIGEGVEMINGIVGYACHAFYGSKAVRFVMGRRSNLKYGARLIHSVLGDNSTVSCCEILNNLIFPIHEQHHNNSFLIAALVQGLSNLAAGSTIGSNHNSRANDGEIRAGRGFWPGLSVSLKHSSRFAGFVIIAKGDYPRELNITLPFSLVNNNVQKDRLEVMPAYFWMYNLYALERNSWKATDRDKRVTKVQHIETDYLAPDTAEEIIAALGQMETWLEAAGQPVEPKDNADGEIPAPGLEHKRQAVLLKPRKARAAYREMLRFYAGKTLIAYMEANPGLSFAGLAAEMEGSGSNTNRVTDWVNMGGQIAPAFRVDNLRAQIREGRLDSWTAIHKAYDEFWAAYPLDKARHAWGILTYLQGKGPANTGAFITELDHTLETQRWVADQVYCSRAKDFHDPFRNITYRNKEEMDQVAGKVEDNFFIKLTREKLGQFEETVKLLKDRLT, from the coding sequence ATGACTGAAATTTCGGCGCAGGCGCCTGAACGTTATGGTTATGATTTTATTCCCCCGGCATATATCCCGGCGGGGAAGGACGAATACTGGCTGCGGAATGAGCAGATCCGGGGACCGAAAAGGACCTGGCGCAAGCTCAAGGTCCAGGAAATAGAAATCCTGGTTAAGAACGATAACTTCTGTTCCGATTGGGATAATTTTTTGGTAAGCGATCCCTTTGATCCGGCGTTGATCCGGAATTCAAACTTTTACGGGCTTATACGCCTGGGGGCGCTGCAGGAAATGCTCCTGCGGCACCACGATTACAACATCCCTGTGGGTATACGGAACAGTACGGTGATTTCCTGCGACATCGGGGACAATACCACCATCCAGGACTGTCCTTTCATTTCCCACTACATCATCGGCGACCGGGTTATCCTTTCCCGGATAGACGAGATGCAGACCACCAACCACGCAAAATTCGGCAACGGGGTAATCAAGGACGGTGAGGATGAGGATATCCGGGTCTGGATCGATGTGATGAACGAAGCGGGGGGCCGGTCCATCCTGGCCTTCACGGATATGATATGCGCCGACGCCTATCTCTGGGCCTGCTACCGGGATGATACGGAATTGACAGAAAAACTACGGGACATTACACAGAAAAACTACGACAGCAGGCGCGGGCTTTATGGGATAGTCGGTTCCGGGTCGGTTATAAAAAGCTGCGGGGTAATTAAGGATGTGGCCGTGGGGGAAGCGGCCTATATCAAGGGGGCCAATAAGCTCAAGAACCTGTCTATCCTTTCATCGGAGGATGAACCCAGCCAGATCGGGGAAGGGGTGGAGATGATAAACGGCATTGTGGGTTACGCATGCCACGCCTTCTACGGTTCCAAGGCGGTGCGCTTTGTCATGGGCAGGCGGAGCAACCTCAAGTACGGCGCCCGGCTGATCCATTCCGTCCTGGGGGATAATTCCACCGTCTCCTGCTGCGAAATTCTTAACAACCTGATTTTCCCCATCCATGAACAGCACCACAACAATTCTTTCCTCATCGCCGCCCTGGTTCAGGGGCTTTCCAATCTCGCCGCAGGGTCGACCATCGGGTCCAACCACAACAGCAGGGCTAATGACGGGGAGATCCGTGCGGGCCGCGGTTTCTGGCCGGGTCTTTCGGTAAGCCTGAAACATTCCAGCCGCTTTGCCGGTTTTGTTATCATTGCCAAGGGGGATTACCCCCGGGAGCTCAACATCACCCTCCCCTTCTCCCTGGTGAACAACAATGTGCAGAAGGACCGGCTGGAGGTGATGCCCGCCTATTTCTGGATGTACAATCTCTACGCCCTGGAGCGGAATTCCTGGAAGGCCACGGACCGGGACAAACGGGTTACCAAGGTCCAGCACATCGAGACGGACTACCTGGCCCCGGACACGGCGGAGGAAATCATCGCCGCCCTTGGGCAGATGGAAACTTGGCTGGAAGCTGCGGGCCAGCCCGTGGAGCCGAAAGATAATGCCGACGGGGAGATCCCCGCCCCGGGCTTGGAACATAAGCGGCAGGCGGTACTCCTCAAACCCCGAAAAGCCCGCGCCGCCTACCGGGAGATGCTCCGCTTCTACGCCGGAAAGACCCTCATTGCCTACATGGAAGCAAACCCGGGCCTTTCCTTTGCAGGGCTCGCCGCCGAAATGGAAGGATCCGGTAGTAATACTAATCGGGTTACAGACTGGGTAAACATGGGCGGCCAAATCGCTCCCGCCTTCCGTGTCGATAATCTGCGCGCCCAAATCCGGGAGGGCAGGCTGGACAGCTGGACAGCTATCCACAAAGCCTACGACGAATTTTGGGCAGCCTATCCCCTGGATAAGGCCCGCCACGCATGGGGGATCCTGACATACCTCCAGGGTAAGGGGCCTGCCAATACCGGCGCCTTTATCACAGAACTGGACCACACCCTGGAAACCCAGCGCTGGGTTGCGGATCAGGTCTACTGCAGCCGGGCCAAGGACTTCCACGACCCCTTCCGGAACATCACCTACCGCAACAAAGAAGAGATGGATCAGGTGGCAGGAAAGGTGGAGGATAACTTTTTTATAAAACTGACCAGGGAAAAGCTGGGGCAGTTCGAAGAAACAGTAAAACTGTTAAAAGATCGGCTTACGTAA
- a CDS encoding MATE family efflux transporter, producing MEEHQNHQDEKLHHMTTAPVEKLVVSLGIPSVIIMMISGIYNLADTYFVSSLGTSAVAAVGIVFPLMAIIQALGFLFGQGSGNYISRELGAKHFDKASQMAATGFISSFIATGTIAIVGLIFINPLSLALGSTPTILPHALDYMLFILIGGPFMAASQVLNNQLRFQGSSFYAMFGMIAGAVLNIILDPLFIFGLHLGVLGASLATAISQFVGCIVLLVGCTKKGNIRINPKHFSPSIKNYLEIARGGIPSLLRQGLQSAATILINHLAGVYGDAAIAAISIVNRLGIIAGSTVLGIGQGFQPVCGFNYGAKLYGRVKKAFWFCARFATIAMTILALLMAIFAPQIISLFRKDDPELIAIGVRYLRFHCIAMPFLGWVVLCNMMTQTMGKARIASLLALSRQGLFLLPFLLIFPALFGLLGIQLSQPASDIASFFFTIPFVVKILRKELKEE from the coding sequence ATGGAAGAACACCAAAATCATCAGGATGAAAAATTACACCACATGACCACTGCCCCGGTTGAAAAACTGGTGGTGAGCCTGGGTATTCCCAGCGTGATCATTATGATGATCTCCGGCATCTACAACCTGGCGGATACCTATTTTGTCAGTTCCCTGGGGACCAGCGCGGTGGCCGCCGTGGGGATAGTTTTCCCCCTGATGGCGATTATCCAGGCCCTGGGCTTCCTCTTCGGCCAAGGTTCGGGGAACTATATTTCCCGGGAATTAGGGGCCAAGCATTTTGATAAGGCCTCCCAGATGGCAGCCACGGGCTTCATCAGCAGCTTCATCGCCACGGGGACCATAGCAATCGTGGGGCTTATTTTTATCAACCCCCTATCCCTGGCTTTAGGGTCAACCCCCACCATTCTTCCCCATGCCCTGGACTACATGCTGTTCATCCTCATCGGCGGCCCCTTTATGGCCGCTTCCCAGGTTTTGAATAACCAGCTCCGTTTTCAGGGCAGTTCCTTCTACGCCATGTTCGGTATGATCGCCGGGGCGGTCCTCAATATCATCCTGGACCCCCTGTTTATCTTCGGCTTGCATCTGGGGGTTCTTGGGGCTTCCCTGGCAACCGCCATAAGCCAGTTCGTTGGCTGCATCGTCCTCCTGGTGGGCTGTACGAAAAAGGGTAATATCCGTATTAACCCTAAACACTTTTCCCCCAGCATCAAAAACTACCTTGAAATTGCCCGGGGAGGCATCCCTTCCCTGCTCAGACAGGGACTGCAGAGCGCCGCCACGATACTGATCAACCACCTTGCGGGGGTATACGGGGATGCCGCCATCGCGGCCATAAGCATTGTAAACCGGCTCGGCATTATCGCCGGTTCGACGGTGCTGGGAATAGGCCAGGGTTTCCAGCCCGTATGCGGCTTTAACTACGGCGCAAAACTCTACGGCCGGGTAAAAAAAGCCTTCTGGTTCTGCGCCCGGTTCGCCACCATCGCCATGACAATACTCGCCCTGCTTATGGCCATCTTCGCCCCGCAGATAATCTCCCTGTTCCGTAAGGATGACCCGGAACTTATCGCCATCGGCGTCCGGTACCTTCGTTTCCACTGCATCGCCATGCCCTTCCTGGGATGGGTAGTCCTCTGCAACATGATGACCCAGACCATGGGCAAAGCCCGGATAGCAAGCCTCCTGGCCCTGTCCCGCCAGGGCCTGTTCCTGCTGCCCTTCCTGCTGATCTTCCCGGCCCTGTTCGGCCTCCTGGGAATACAGCTAAGCCAGCCCGCTTCGGATATCGCCTCCTTCTTTTTTACTATTCCCTTTGTGGTTAAGATATTACGGAAAGAACTGAAGGAAGAGTAA
- a CDS encoding nucleoside recognition domain-containing protein, with the protein MEKKSFIHHAGEAGRKALKPAFTTARFLLCIMIPVSFAVLILDCSGVLYYIGRFLGPMMHYLGLPGEAALALISSIFVNIYSALAVIGTLDLTGRELTILATMCFLAHNFFVECAVMKKTGSSMVKMVFLRLFSAILAGWVLHFILPAELGRPVHGAAATEAGLVGTHGIGLNLARLPAVLKVWLIETLINILRIFLIILGIMFIQKLLDEFGVMRLLGRVMAPLMNVFGLPEHTGYLWMVVTLVGLAYGSAILIEEVEIGAVSKTDADLFNHYAGLSHSHLEDTLLFMSIGVPFFWAAIPRFVLGTLAVWLERLRRYLVMRSYRVRVE; encoded by the coding sequence ATGGAAAAGAAGTCTTTCATACACCATGCTGGGGAAGCAGGCCGAAAAGCCCTGAAACCGGCCTTCACCACCGCACGGTTCCTGCTTTGCATCATGATTCCCGTCTCCTTTGCGGTGCTGATCCTGGATTGTTCGGGGGTACTCTACTACATTGGCCGGTTCCTGGGGCCCATGATGCACTATCTGGGTTTGCCCGGGGAAGCGGCGCTGGCGCTGATCAGCTCGATTTTTGTTAATATTTATTCCGCCCTGGCGGTGATAGGAACCCTGGATCTGACCGGCCGGGAGCTTACGATCCTGGCGACCATGTGCTTTTTAGCGCATAATTTCTTCGTGGAATGTGCGGTGATGAAAAAAACCGGCTCTTCCATGGTCAAAATGGTCTTTTTACGTCTTTTCAGCGCCATCCTTGCCGGTTGGGTCCTTCATTTTATCCTTCCCGCTGAACTGGGAAGACCCGTCCATGGGGCCGCAGCCACCGAAGCCGGTCTTGTTGGGACCCACGGCATTGGCTTGAACCTTGCGAGGCTTCCGGCGGTACTCAAGGTATGGCTTATAGAAACACTTATTAATATACTGCGCATTTTTCTCATTATTCTGGGTATCATGTTTATCCAGAAACTCCTGGACGAGTTCGGCGTCATGCGGCTCCTGGGCCGTGTTATGGCCCCCCTGATGAATGTGTTCGGCCTGCCGGAGCATACGGGGTATCTGTGGATGGTGGTAACCCTGGTTGGCCTGGCCTATGGTTCGGCTATACTTATAGAGGAAGTTGAAATCGGGGCTGTTTCAAAAACAGATGCGGACCTCTTTAACCATTACGCAGGCCTAAGCCACTCCCATCTGGAGGATACCCTGCTCTTTATGTCCATCGGCGTCCCCTTCTTTTGGGCCGCCATCCCCCGGTTTGTCCTGGGAACCCTGGCGGTATGGCTGGAACGGCTTCGCCGTTACCTGGTGATGCGTTCCTACCGGGTACGGGTTGAGTAG
- a CDS encoding 3'-5' exonuclease, whose amino-acid sequence MNFVAMDFETAKYSRESACAIGLVRFLDGKAGESFYSLIRPPILYIRPDFTEIHGLTVDDVRDAPTFADLWDRTILPFIGNFPLAAHNAPFDMGVLRAVLEWYELSVPRLNYFCTLVLSRNVWPSLKSHSLPRLGEHFGINYEAHNALDDARTCGDITCLAAQKIGSPNLKELLHTARVRMNVLS is encoded by the coding sequence ATGAATTTCGTAGCCATGGATTTTGAAACTGCAAAATACTCCCGGGAAAGCGCCTGTGCCATTGGGTTGGTACGGTTCCTGGATGGGAAAGCGGGGGAGAGTTTCTATTCCCTGATACGGCCGCCCATTCTCTACATCCGTCCTGATTTTACGGAGATCCACGGCCTTACGGTTGATGATGTTAGGGATGCTCCCACCTTTGCGGATCTTTGGGACAGGACCATACTACCCTTCATTGGCAACTTCCCCCTGGCGGCTCACAACGCCCCCTTCGACATGGGAGTACTGCGGGCGGTATTGGAATGGTATGAGCTTTCGGTTCCCCGGTTGAATTATTTTTGTACCCTGGTCCTATCCAGAAATGTATGGCCCAGCCTGAAATCCCACAGCCTCCCCCGGCTTGGGGAGCATTTCGGCATAAACTATGAAGCCCACAATGCCCTGGACGATGCCCGTACCTGCGGCGATATTACCTGTCTTGCGGCGCAGAAAATTGGCAGTCCTAACCTGAAGGAGCTGCTCCACACCGCACGGGTGAGGATGAATGTGCTAAGCTAG
- a CDS encoding DUF2284 domain-containing protein, producing the protein MNNKDQVDQIIKSYGLTDYKWIVPRENIIVAQWVRFHCQFGCKNYGKNGSCPPAVPSVEECREMIYGYDNAIIFHFPMQSVDQEDHHKLMSKLSELERAIFLAGYYKTFLLQYGSCILCKDCMAEGTRVKCVNKIKSRPGADAMGIDIYQTAHNAGYPIQVVKDHNEMTNRFAFVLVE; encoded by the coding sequence ATGAATAACAAAGACCAAGTTGATCAGATCATCAAATCCTATGGCCTTACTGATTATAAATGGATAGTCCCCCGGGAAAATATTATTGTTGCACAATGGGTTAGGTTCCATTGCCAATTCGGATGTAAGAATTATGGGAAAAATGGCAGCTGCCCCCCAGCGGTACCTTCTGTCGAAGAATGCCGTGAAATGATTTATGGATATGATAACGCAATTATTTTTCATTTTCCAATGCAATCGGTGGACCAAGAGGATCACCATAAACTGATGTCAAAGCTTTCTGAGTTAGAACGCGCAATATTTCTTGCGGGGTATTATAAAACTTTTCTGCTGCAGTACGGTTCATGTATTTTATGTAAAGACTGTATGGCTGAAGGTACTCGTGTAAAATGCGTCAATAAAATTAAATCCAGACCCGGTGCCGATGCTATGGGTATTGATATATATCAGACCGCCCATAATGCCGGTTATCCGATTCAGGTAGTTAAGGACCATAATGAAATGACAAATCGGTTTGCTTTTGTACTAGTTGAATGA
- the ptsP gene encoding phosphoenolpyruvate--protein phosphotransferase, translating into MITLQGKGVSGGIAVGKLTFLERTHYSIEKKPITEVIAEIERFNAARETAAVQLEELSRTMAEKIGKENALVFDIHSMMLSDPDFYQPIIDIIENQRLCAEYAVMEAGSALAQDFADMDDDYMKARAVDIRDVTNRVIAILSGTWMDAAAGSDPVILAADDFSPSETAQFDRSKVLALVSRAGATNSHTAIFARTMGIPAIIGFGPSLSAGLAGTIAAIDGETGVLCVDPGPELIEEFNKKHEQLEEERQAMEKYRGRETITSGGKRIQLFANIGSVADVEAALLGDAEGIGLFRSEFLYLGREDYPDEETQYESYKRVLEEMKGKQVIIRTMDIGADKQAGYFGLPEEENPALGMRAIRICLTRPELFKTQLRAIYRASSAGNAAVMFPMICSVTELLRAKAIAAEVREELGAQKIAFNEKVPLGIMIETPAAAVISDLLAKEAEFFSIGTNDLTQYTLAIDRQNDALSEFCDIHHEAILRLIKLTADNAHKAGIPVGICGSLGADKTLTKFFIETGIDELSVEPASVLPLRKVIAKL; encoded by the coding sequence ATGATCACACTGCAGGGTAAGGGAGTAAGCGGCGGTATAGCGGTTGGAAAGCTGACCTTTCTTGAACGTACCCATTATTCGATAGAAAAAAAACCCATCACCGAAGTTATCGCCGAAATCGAACGCTTTAATGCAGCCAGAGAAACCGCCGCCGTACAACTGGAGGAACTTTCCAGAACCATGGCGGAAAAGATAGGCAAGGAAAACGCCCTGGTTTTTGATATTCACAGTATGATGCTCTCGGACCCGGATTTTTATCAGCCTATTATTGACATTATCGAAAACCAGCGGCTTTGCGCGGAATATGCGGTCATGGAGGCCGGTTCCGCCTTAGCTCAGGATTTTGCCGACATGGATGATGATTACATGAAAGCCCGGGCTGTGGATATACGGGACGTGACTAACCGGGTGATAGCGATACTGTCCGGTACCTGGATGGATGCTGCCGCGGGAAGCGATCCGGTTATACTTGCCGCCGATGATTTTAGTCCCAGCGAAACCGCTCAGTTTGACCGCTCAAAAGTTTTGGCCCTGGTTTCCCGGGCAGGGGCGACCAATTCCCATACCGCCATTTTTGCCCGGACCATGGGAATTCCTGCAATCATAGGTTTCGGGCCATCCCTTTCTGCGGGGCTTGCGGGTACTATTGCGGCAATAGACGGCGAGACCGGGGTTCTTTGCGTTGATCCCGGACCGGAGCTTATCGAAGAATTTAATAAAAAGCATGAACAGCTTGAAGAAGAACGGCAGGCCATGGAGAAGTACCGGGGCCGGGAGACAATAACATCGGGGGGTAAAAGAATACAGCTCTTTGCCAATATCGGCTCTGTTGCTGATGTGGAAGCGGCGCTCCTGGGGGACGCTGAAGGGATAGGACTTTTCCGCAGTGAATTTCTCTACCTGGGCCGCGAAGACTATCCGGATGAAGAAACCCAGTATGAAAGCTATAAGCGGGTCCTGGAAGAGATGAAGGGTAAACAGGTAATAATCCGTACCATGGACATAGGCGCCGACAAACAGGCCGGCTATTTCGGTCTCCCCGAAGAAGAAAACCCCGCCCTGGGAATGCGGGCGATACGGATCTGCCTGACCCGGCCTGAACTGTTTAAGACCCAGCTCCGGGCAATTTACCGGGCCTCCTCTGCAGGTAATGCCGCCGTCATGTTTCCCATGATTTGTTCGGTAACAGAACTACTGCGGGCAAAGGCCATCGCCGCTGAAGTACGGGAGGAACTGGGGGCGCAGAAAATTGCCTTTAACGAAAAGGTACCCCTGGGGATCATGATTGAAACCCCCGCCGCCGCCGTAATAAGCGATCTCCTGGCAAAGGAGGCTGAATTTTTCAGCATAGGTACCAATGACCTGACCCAATATACGCTTGCCATAGACCGTCAAAACGATGCATTAAGTGAATTTTGCGACATACACCACGAGGCAATACTGCGGCTCATTAAACTCACCGCTGACAACGCCCATAAGGCGGGGATTCCGGTTGGTATCTGCGGCAGCCTCGGCGCCGACAAGACCCTCACCAAATTTTTTATAGAAACCGGTATTGATGAACTTTCGGTGGAACCGGCCAGTGTGCTTCCCCTGCGGAAGGTAATAGCAAAATTGTAG